The Megalobrama amblycephala isolate DHTTF-2021 linkage group LG1, ASM1881202v1, whole genome shotgun sequence genome segment GTTATGATTGGGTGCAAAAAGCATacacaaaaaaatcttacaagATCGTGGAGGTACTGTTTGTGTTAAAACAATTGAAGCCAAGACACGTGCCAACCTGCCCTATTGAGAGGTGTTTGTAATTTACCTTTTGTATTAATCTGCTTGTGTGTTTTCACAGGTGTTATTGGGCAACTCATCAGTGCAAGTCCCAAAACGCCTCTATCAGAGGCTGAGTGGGAGGAGGATGTCCCTCTTCACTCAGGAGCTGGCCACATTGGTGTTTGGCAGGGAAACTTTGGCCAAGGCAACCCTCACAGGGAAAGGGAAAAAAGGCGAGCTGAAGGAGCAGCTTGAGCCAGAAAAAACCAACGCAATTATAGGTACAGTAATGTCATAGTTATGAATGTAAATCCATTGTCATGATTGATTGACAAATCCATTATGATCAATGATTGTATTTCAATGTTATACATTGTCTATCCTGTTTTAATTCATCCCCATGTCTCTTTCCTGTTTTCACAGATGCAGTGAGGGAGCGATTCCCCAACACCGAGGTGGCAGAGATCCGGGCCCTTCTACGGAGGAAGTGCAACAATGAGAGCTACAAGGCCTCTAGTAACTCAAGTCAGAGCTAGATATGCATGTGTATTAATTTGTTTACCATTGTTCTGTTCCTGACTGTTCAAGGTTCCTCCTTTTGCCAATATCTGCTTTTGTGTTTTActtttgtgttaataataaagATCCTTTTCTGAAATGCAATTTGTAATTTGTTGATTTAATGTACTTGAACTGAATTGTAATATACTTAAGCATGAATGTTGGTATTACACTACAAGTGTATAACAAAATGGggataaaattacaaatgaaatgTACTTTCAATTTGTTTCTACCTTACACTATAATAACATTGCACTGAAAGTACGTGTCTATGATGTTTAGGTTGTAATTGAacttcacttcaaaaacattattattgtcatagTGGGACACTTTAAAAGCACTAAATATAGTTAGGAAGTGTATTTGTAGATCACTTGAAATGTTACAGAGGCATGCTAAATTAACTGTTTATAGTAATTATAAGTATGATAGCAGTACGCACAAAATGTACTTAAACACAACTATAATTTGCACTGCAATGCCTTTTTAAGTGCATTTCCATTAGAATGGCAATACAATGCAATTGTACTgtaagtgtgcttaattgctcATGAATCTTGATTTTCATTAGTGTATTTTAGTGCActtgaagtttaaaaaaagttgttccATTTTAGTATACTATTTACACTAGAAGTGTAGTAAAATAGATGTTAAGTTGAAGTTAATACATAATTGAATACACTTAACTATACTTGGATTTGACGAAAATAGTacaaaatgtagaaaatatacttagtacactttataaaagtatatttttaatagaattctttttcacctgggtactgagcatacagtatatactattacctgcaaaataatatattcagtgtatattgcttgtattgctactaaaatatatttagtacaaaattagttgtttgaaaatagcacactttaagttAACtgatcattaacacacttgaaatatactaataattagtctggctgcaagtatacttagcatactttttttcactagggtatgTGTGGTGGTGCAACAGGTAAGCCGAGTGCTCTTGTGCGACAGCGGCCCGTGTGACCGGGGTTCGATTCCAGCCCGTACTGGTTCCTGCAttcaatatacatataaatctgTTCCCATTGTCTCACTGATGTTCACTGGATAAGTAAGTTACTGGTATACTGGGGCTGGCTGTAAAAGGCATATTCTAAAGCtgtaactttatttataaagattaCTTTATTGTAGCCTATTTGAAGCACACTATAATGATGCCATTAGCACACTACGAGTTTACTTGAAATGCATtgtaatgtgttttaaaatcactaaaagtttgttatcagtataatattaatgtatgttcaacactcttacagtgtaattgaattgcaattctgatgtcaccaaaatacatttaaagtttatgctgagtgaattttgcatttcaaaacttaaatacaagagtatatttaaagtgtacttaagtatacttggaatagttccactttagcacaaacaagtatatttaatacaactttaGTCGAACTTTGGACAATTAAAATGgatttagtacaaaattagttgttccaatttaacAGACTTTTTACAATTTATAGCGTGCCACAAATACATTAAGTTATACTAAAgtacatacaaataaattgtgcttaactatactattttttcactagggttaTCATAGCTCTTGTTCAGTTCATGATAGAGATTAAGCTGCTTTGATGATTAGTAATTAAGCATTTTGAGCATTATCATTGAGATATATGTTCAGAAATATGTTGTTTTGATCATCTGATAGACACTTGTATGAGGAACTGAATCTTGTCTTTCTTGTCTCTCTTCTGGAGTATTTGATGAAGCTCTGATCTTCTGAGGTGTAGATGAGCTCAGATTCACTGATGAATGTCAGAGAAACTAATTTCTGACTGTGATCTGAATCTGAGAAGAGACGCAAGAGACTCATTCTTCATCTGCTCCATTACATGTATCGATTCAAACTCTCAATAGCGTCCTCTTTTGAGTATCTTCTCCATCCATCTGGTATCTTACCATCCCCCTCAAATTTTCCAGATCTTTCTTTTTCCAGATCTTTCTGGAATCTGCACACAAACCACTTCCAGTAGGGCAGTTCAGAGAGATCAGGAGTGATGCTCCACTTCGCATAAACTCCTCCTGCTGTTCTGTATTTTCTATAAGGGATCCACTTATTGGAGTCACTGTGATAAAAAGATCGATCGTTGCTTGCTACAGATGATGTGCAGATCCAAACAGACAAGTTGTTTGTACCCTTGTATTTAACACCTCTTTTACATCTCACTGTGTGGAAAGAAGCACTGTGATCTTCATCATGGTTCTCAATGGTGTTGGTGCAGATGACTCCACAGAGCGGACACTGAACCCAACAACACCGAGTGTAGTGACCAAACAGAAGGTCATCTGGTCTGAAACTGAGGTCAAGCTTTTCTGGAAATGTCTCTGTGTTGAATCTACTGCTTATATCAGACATTGTAACAGGAAGTTCTCGTCTCATCATATCTTCCATTAGTTTCACATCAACATCATCATGTTCGACTCCACTGAGGTCTTTTTCAGAGAAGATCAGCTCATCTGAGAGCTTCTGTGTGAAACTCTTCAACCACAAACCAACATCTCCTCGCTTCACTCGAACATGTTCAGTAGATTCATGTGCTGCGTTCATGATTTTCTGCTGCAGGAGTTCAATGTTCATCTTCATCTTGGgtaaaacactgacactgaactTATCAGAGATGTACCGATTGACTTCATCTCTGATGAAACTCTTGAAGTGATCTCTGGGATTATGAATGTAGTTCATGTATTTGACAAAATCCTCCTCTCCTGCCAGTGTCTTCAGGATGTGTTTCTCCAGATTTGATCTGTTTCCATTCAGTGATTCACAGTTTGATCTGATTTCATCTTTCAGATCTCTGGCAGTCTTCTTGTAGACACTCTGCTCAATGGGCTCTTTCAGTTTCTGACAGATGATCTCACCAAAAATGACAGCTGATGTTGCTCCATGACAGTATTTCTggaaaatactatagtaatctCCCCTCTTCTTCTCAACATATATTACAGGATCATTGGCTTCTCTGAACAGTCTGTGTTGGTCAGTGATCATCTTGTTTGCTCTCTTACAGATGGAAAGAACCAAATCCATGAAGAATTCATTCTTGAACACATATTTCACTCGTCCATCCTGATGTTCAGTTTCTCTTGCTTTGATGTAATCTATGAGTTGTTGAATGCAGCTGATGTTGTAGCCCATCtttgaaatgttaaatgactttatcattctgtctgtctgctgaACAAGATCTGTGATAAATGAACTTATTTGAGCTTCATCCTCTTTAGATAGAGGATCATACCGAAATACCTCTTTGACGACACCTTTAACTGTTTCTACAATTCCACTGGATTTTTTAACCTGTACATAATCAGAATAACTTTGCACAGtgaaaatatccttgctcttccaGTGGTCTACATGAACACTTTTATAGAGGTCACTGAGGATCTCTCTCACATCTCTCATTACATCAATGTCTCTGATTGCAGGAGTGTCTCTGATGATCTTCTTCACACTCTCTTCCCAGAACAAATCAAACTCTTTCTTCAGCCTTTCTTCATCTTTTGCATTATCTTTGAGTTTTAATGCGAGATCTTTGCTCTTTTCATAGAGAGTGTTTTCATGATGTTTCCTTTGATCATTAATCTTTTTCTTCAGGTCTCTCTGCTGAAGAATGTCATTTAATTTCCACTTTGTTTCTCTCACAATGTTTTCCTGAAGCtctttgattttgatttcaaatGATGTTTTCCACTGAATCAGTGTATCTTTATCTTTGTCTTTCTCAAAGAATTCTGACATTGAATTTTTCACTTCTTCTCTTGTCTTGTTCAGTGctcttttaatatcactttcTTTAACCTCATGAATCACTTCATTTTCTATTAGATTGTGTAGTTTGTTCTCAGTTTCCATCATGGCACTGCGAAGACTCCACGTCCACTTACTGTATTTGGTCTCCAGTTTCCTGTAGACTGAAATCTCCAGAGAATTTCTGAAGCTGAAGACAAATCGTTCATTCAGTAAAGCCTCCCAGAGATCTTTAATACGATCTTTTAAGTCTTTCAGCATCATTCCATCTGATCTTGAGGCATGAGACATAATAGTTTCCTTCAGTTCTTGAATATTGTCACAGTAGGTTGGGTTTGGTGGAGCCATGGGTGGGCTGCCCTCCCAGAGCTGAGCAAAATACTTCACATCATTATCAACATCAAATCTAATGACATCACTGAAACGCTCTGCGTCGCAGACTTCATCTTTAGCAGCAATTTTTGTCATCTCATCCAGTGTCTCCAGCAGTCGTCTCCTTCCCTCCATGTTTTTCTCTCCAGCTGTGACGTCTGAGACGTTctgatgcacaaacacactGCGGGGATTCAGTCTGACCTTCTTCATCCTCAGGAAGGCCTGAACAACAATCTGAAGAATGTCCTGCATCTCAGATGGGTTTTCTCCAAAGATGTTGATCAAGGTCAGATTTCCAAGTCCAACAACAAATGTGGCCAATTCATTGTCATGATGCCTTGTTGATCTTCCAGACAGTTCTAGAGCACGAAGACCTTCAGTATCAACAACCAGAATATAGTCAAAgttcatctgtgttttcatcTCGTCTGACACTCTGACCAGCTGCATGAAAGCTCCTCTGGTGCACCGGCCAGCACTGACGGCAAACTGGAGTCCAAACATGGCATTCAGCATGGTGGATTTACCTGAGCTCTGAATCCCTAAAACTGACAGAACAAAGACTCTCTGGTCTCCCAGTTTCTGGATGAGTTCATCTAGAACAGCAGAGATCCAGATCACAGGAACATGAGCAGCATCTCCATCCATCAGCTCCAGTGGAAATCCAGAGATCATCATCTCTGCTGcaagacccggaagagaagagaAGTGAACCTGCAGTTCTTTCTTGTTCTTCTTCACAGATGAACATGATTCATAGATCTGACTGATCTCCCTCATGATGTGCTCCAAACCAAAGTTTGCAGCTTGAAGATTGTCAGATATTCTCTTAAGTTTAGTTTGTTCTGCTTTGAGATTTTCAGGTTTATCATTCTTCtctttcaattttttaactgctgACCATGTTTTATCATACATTTGATGTAGAGCAGAAAGATCAGCTGATGTATATTCATCTAGGAGGATTCTGAGCCAATTaagaaaaaacatattttcatgtttaGCATCTGAGTCCATTTCTTTATTAAAGAGCTTCATAAACTGACTGATGTCAGATTCATGCTGTTGTTCACGGATTTTTTTCATCTCTGTTTCTTTCTCACTAGATTCCATTTCAACGTTTTCTCCTTGAGGTCGATGTAGCTCTTTGTTCTTCTGACTCCACTGATGCCACAGTTTCCCCTGATGAGGCAGAAATGAGTCTTTGATTTCTGTCAGATTTTTCTTCTTCAGTAAACCCATCATCTGTTttgctgcttctcttcctctcctgcagtcttcatcatcttcctcatctACTCTGATGTCTGACTGTTTGGACACATCTTCAAGTCTGAAAGTGGAAGATGATTTTGAGAGACAAACATTTATAGTTTTTCTGATTTCTTCAGATACATCTGACTGATTTCTGTCTTTCAAACCAATTCTGAATTTCTCTTTCTTCATCTCAGTTACAGTAGATTCATCCTCAGTAAAAAGACAAATAAGTGGCTTTTTGATTTTGAACAGGTTTTGGATCTTTGTGGCATGTCTGTCATATCTGTCCATTCGTGGCAGAAGAACAAcattgactgaactaatttcaGTGAGGATCTGCAGCTGCTTCTCATGGTCTCCGGCATTACCGTGTAGATTACAGAAGGCAACAAAATCAGTGAATTTATCCGTGTTTTTCCCAGAGGGGCAGAACCAGGAGATCTCCACCACTCCATCCATCAGGACTCTGGTTTTACTGCTGCCTGGGCAGTTCCTGTGGAAGAACGTGTTGTGTTTCTCATTGATCAGACTGTTCATCAGCTGAGACTTGGATGAAGACACAGAGCCAAACCTGAAGAAAAACACCATTGAAGTTTTTGCCTTGTAGACTGACTGGGTTTGACTGATGGCTTCCTTGTCATTGTTTCTCATCTTCCAGCTCTTGTTGATTTGTCTGAATGTCCAGAGAGGAAACTCAATCTGTTGTGTGTCTGGATCAGGAACAAGCAGAGGCAGAGCGTACTGACACTGGGACAGTTTAGTGACCATCAGCTGCTTCAGGAATCTATCAGCACAATGAAAAACAGCCATCTGAACATCCATTGGGTGCACATGGTCTGACTGGCTTGTTCCTTTGTTTGACAAACAGGGAAcataatcaaaaatatcatcCTCATCTTCAGACGAGAGAGTATCACTTTGTTCTATTGGATCCTGTTCATTGGTCTCTTTAACATGAATATATCTTGCTCTGTAGTCCATCATCAGTAGTTTTTGTAGAAAAGTCTGAACCAGCTCCTCTTCAGCACAAGATTCATTTGACTGTAATGAATGCTTAGTTATCTGAAGAACATCTGCAGCTCTCAGTTTATTGTGGCACCAGCCTTCAAGATGAAGTCTCTGAAATAGATTCTTCATTTGTTCTCTTTCATTCTCTTCCTGGTGTTGATCTGCTGCTTCTGTTCCACCACCCTCCTGTTTAATAGACaaaacaatacaacatttattttattcagtgttatCAGTACTGATTTAAACATAGCTGTCATTTAATTTGAACTTCTTTACATTTTTGAATTGTTTAATCATAGCGAATACagcgatcaggcataacattatgaccaccttcctaatattgtgttggtcccccttttgctgccaaaacagccctgacccatcaaggcatggactccactagacccctaaaggtgtgctgtggtatctgacaccaagatgttagcagcagatcctttaagtcctgtaagttgcaaggtggatcctccatggatcagcacatcccacagatgctcgattggattgagatctggggaatttggaggccaagtcaacgcctcaaactcgttgttgtgctcctcaaaccattcctgaactatttttgctttgtggctttttttttttttttttttttttttttttaaaaaaggtggtacgtgtcaaagtaacatccacatggatggaaggatcaaggtttcccagcagaacattgcccaaagcatcacaatgcctccgccagcttgccttcttcccatagtgtatcctggtgccatgtgttccccaggtaagagacgcacacgcacccggccatccacgtgatgtaaaagaaaacgtgattcatcagaccaggccaccttcttccattactccgtggtccagttctgatgctcatgtgTCCACTGTTGTCTCTGTCAGCGGTGGagaggggtcagcatgggcaccctga includes the following:
- the LOC125245436 gene encoding interferon-induced very large GTPase 1-like isoform X2; its protein translation is MQCVNTECGEGCERKKDEMKKICTKTDSVQEGGGTEAADQHQEENEREQMKNLFQRLHLEGWCHNKLRAADVLQITKHSLQSNESCAEEELVQTFLQKLLMMDYRARYIHVKETNEQDPIEQSDTLSSEDEDDIFDYVPCLSNKGTSQSDHVHPMDVQMAVFHCADRFLKQLMVTKLSQCQYALPLLVPDPDTQQIEFPLWTFRQINKSWKMRNNDKEAISQTQSVYKAKTSMVFFFRFGSVSSSKSQLMNSLINEKHNTFFHRNCPGSSKTRVLMDGVVEISWFCPSGKNTDKFTDFVAFCNLHGNAGDHEKQLQILTEISSVNVVLLPRMDRYDRHATKIQNLFKIKKPLICLFTEDESTVTEMKKEKFRIGLKDRNQSDVSEEIRKTINVCLSKSSSTFRLEDVSKQSDIRVDEEDDEDCRRGREAAKQMMGLLKKKNLTEIKDSFLPHQGKLWHQWSQKNKELHRPQGENVEMESSEKETEMKKIREQQHESDISQFMKLFNKEMDSDAKHENMFFLNWLRILLDEYTSADLSALHQMYDKTWSAVKKLKEKNDKPENLKAEQTKLKRISDNLQAANFGLEHIMREISQIYESCSSVKKNKKELQVHFSSLPGLAAEMMISGFPLELMDGDAAHVPVIWISAVLDELIQKLGDQRVFVLSVLGIQSSGKSTMLNAMFGLQFAVSAGRCTRGAFMQLVRVSDEMKTQMNFDYILVVDTEGLRALELSGRSTRHHDNELATFVVGLGNLTLINIFGENPSEMQDILQIVVQAFLRMKKVRLNPRSVFVHQNVSDVTAGEKNMEGRRRLLETLDEMTKIAAKDEVCDAERFSDVIRFDVDNDVKYFAQLWEGSPPMAPPNPTYCDNIQELKETIMSHASRSDGMMLKDLKDRIKDLWEALLNERFVFSFRNSLEISVYRKLETKYSKWTWSLRSAMMETENKLHNLIENEVIHEVKESDIKRALNKTREEVKNSMSEFFEKDKDKDTLIQWKTSFEIKIKELQENIVRETKWKLNDILQQRDLKKKINDQRKHHENTLYEKSKDLALKLKDNAKDEERLKKEFDLFWEESVKKIIRDTPAIRDIDVMRDVREILSDLYKSVHVDHWKSKDIFTVQSYSDYVQVKKSSGIVETVKGVVKEVFRYDPLSKEDEAQISSFITDLVQQTDRMIKSFNISKMGYNISCIQQLIDYIKARETEHQDGRVKYVFKNEFFMDLVLSICKRANKMITDQHRLFREANDPVIYVEKKRGDYYSIFQKYCHGATSAVIFGEIICQKLKEPIEQSVYKKTARDLKDEIRSNCESLNGNRSNLEKHILKTLAGEEDFVKYMNYIHNPRDHFKSFIRDEVNRYISDKFSVSVLPKMKMNIELLQQKIMNAAHESTEHVRVKRGDVGLWLKSFTQKLSDELIFSEKDLSGVEHDDVDVKLMEDMMRRELPVTMSDISSRFNTETFPEKLDLSFRPDDLLFGHYTRCCWVQCPLCGVICTNTIENHDEDHSASFHTVRCKRGVKYKGTNNLSVWICTSSVASNDRSFYHSDSNKWIPYRKYRTAGGVYAKWSITPDLSELPYWKWFVCRFQKDLEKERSGKFEGDGKIPDGWRRYSKEDAIESLNRYM
- the LOC125245436 gene encoding interferon-induced very large GTPase 1-like isoform X1 — its product is MSLSGVNTECGEGCERKKDEMKKICTKTDSVQEGGGTEAADQHQEENEREQMKNLFQRLHLEGWCHNKLRAADVLQITKHSLQSNESCAEEELVQTFLQKLLMMDYRARYIHVKETNEQDPIEQSDTLSSEDEDDIFDYVPCLSNKGTSQSDHVHPMDVQMAVFHCADRFLKQLMVTKLSQCQYALPLLVPDPDTQQIEFPLWTFRQINKSWKMRNNDKEAISQTQSVYKAKTSMVFFFRFGSVSSSKSQLMNSLINEKHNTFFHRNCPGSSKTRVLMDGVVEISWFCPSGKNTDKFTDFVAFCNLHGNAGDHEKQLQILTEISSVNVVLLPRMDRYDRHATKIQNLFKIKKPLICLFTEDESTVTEMKKEKFRIGLKDRNQSDVSEEIRKTINVCLSKSSSTFRLEDVSKQSDIRVDEEDDEDCRRGREAAKQMMGLLKKKNLTEIKDSFLPHQGKLWHQWSQKNKELHRPQGENVEMESSEKETEMKKIREQQHESDISQFMKLFNKEMDSDAKHENMFFLNWLRILLDEYTSADLSALHQMYDKTWSAVKKLKEKNDKPENLKAEQTKLKRISDNLQAANFGLEHIMREISQIYESCSSVKKNKKELQVHFSSLPGLAAEMMISGFPLELMDGDAAHVPVIWISAVLDELIQKLGDQRVFVLSVLGIQSSGKSTMLNAMFGLQFAVSAGRCTRGAFMQLVRVSDEMKTQMNFDYILVVDTEGLRALELSGRSTRHHDNELATFVVGLGNLTLINIFGENPSEMQDILQIVVQAFLRMKKVRLNPRSVFVHQNVSDVTAGEKNMEGRRRLLETLDEMTKIAAKDEVCDAERFSDVIRFDVDNDVKYFAQLWEGSPPMAPPNPTYCDNIQELKETIMSHASRSDGMMLKDLKDRIKDLWEALLNERFVFSFRNSLEISVYRKLETKYSKWTWSLRSAMMETENKLHNLIENEVIHEVKESDIKRALNKTREEVKNSMSEFFEKDKDKDTLIQWKTSFEIKIKELQENIVRETKWKLNDILQQRDLKKKINDQRKHHENTLYEKSKDLALKLKDNAKDEERLKKEFDLFWEESVKKIIRDTPAIRDIDVMRDVREILSDLYKSVHVDHWKSKDIFTVQSYSDYVQVKKSSGIVETVKGVVKEVFRYDPLSKEDEAQISSFITDLVQQTDRMIKSFNISKMGYNISCIQQLIDYIKARETEHQDGRVKYVFKNEFFMDLVLSICKRANKMITDQHRLFREANDPVIYVEKKRGDYYSIFQKYCHGATSAVIFGEIICQKLKEPIEQSVYKKTARDLKDEIRSNCESLNGNRSNLEKHILKTLAGEEDFVKYMNYIHNPRDHFKSFIRDEVNRYISDKFSVSVLPKMKMNIELLQQKIMNAAHESTEHVRVKRGDVGLWLKSFTQKLSDELIFSEKDLSGVEHDDVDVKLMEDMMRRELPVTMSDISSRFNTETFPEKLDLSFRPDDLLFGHYTRCCWVQCPLCGVICTNTIENHDEDHSASFHTVRCKRGVKYKGTNNLSVWICTSSVASNDRSFYHSDSNKWIPYRKYRTAGGVYAKWSITPDLSELPYWKWFVCRFQKDLEKERSGKFEGDGKIPDGWRRYSKEDAIESLNRYM